One segment of Acidobacteriota bacterium DNA contains the following:
- a CDS encoding CHAT domain-containing protein encodes MKRALFVCLSFVCGLSLAPTPPRARAQTAQSAVEQLAAALAQAKDEGARQALLAAQPALATSQLVKALMDASDPLADSGQYHAAIALRDFTLALAERLNDRESAARLLRKIGGAYYRLNQYDNARAYGERTLKLATELQHTEIIGYAHHLFANIHNSREEFAQADAELRLALACYEQSELLTPQGQTWNDLANNYRSWGKFAQAEAAFERALALHQQTGNQRSFAITLLNQANLFYTRSDYLRARAQYQRAYELLTQLRLTHFALLALGNLGVVERLLGNTEEAEAALQRTLKTLAEIGDEQGQFPALTALGNLYFARGDDARAWAQYQRLRSLAEKLGNKLSVGIALMNTAGVYARNNQLALALDTNRQALPLFEQLNDKTQLAELWQKFGDLYDTNGQLTEARAAWQTALQYAEAAGDRKAQAGIYEALASSHRRQQQFAAAEQALQRATQLAQAASLRVNLLGLNAERATLQLARGEFAAALQTAAQLQTEAAALGHEDAFPEAYVVAGRAQLALKQPAQAERAFTQAIQLVEKLRTQTAGNESARQSFFSTRLAAHQALLPLLIQQQRHAEAFTLAERMKARVLLDVLQTAGARPAKTLTPVEQQRERELAETLASLNAQLRTELTAEKTDAQRAADLTMRRDQARLAREAFETQLYTAHPELRTQRGAAQLLTLTEANAVLPDTHTACLEFAATDDQTFLFVLTRGVQAAALNVYPLNLTRAELTRRTESFRQLLAARDPAYKPAARALYDALLAPARAALLGKTRLLIVPDGALWELPFQALVNETGRHLLESCTIAYAPSLTVLREMQAPHRAPAATTGLLAFGNPQFGSRQNEPRQLALRADPRTPLPEAEREVKALAQLYGSAHSRVYIAAAASETRLKAEAAQARVLHFATHGVLNDAAPLYSHLVLAADETGEDGLLEAWELMRLDLHAELAVLSACETARGRVGAGEGLIGLTWALFVAGCPATVASQWKVEAASTAQLMIEFHRRLNAAPHVAKAEALRAAALKLLASETYRHPFYWAGFVLLGDGL; translated from the coding sequence ATGAAGCGAGCCTTATTTGTCTGTCTCTCATTTGTGTGTGGGCTGAGCCTGGCTCCGACGCCACCGCGTGCGCGCGCGCAAACCGCGCAAAGCGCCGTCGAACAACTGGCCGCCGCCCTCGCGCAAGCCAAAGACGAGGGCGCGCGTCAGGCATTGCTCGCTGCACAACCCGCGCTCGCCACGTCACAGTTGGTCAAAGCCTTGATGGATGCCAGCGATCCGCTGGCGGATAGCGGCCAGTATCACGCAGCCATCGCCCTGCGCGACTTCACGCTGGCACTGGCTGAACGCCTCAACGACCGCGAAAGCGCGGCCCGCTTGTTGCGCAAAATCGGCGGCGCGTATTACCGCTTGAACCAGTACGACAACGCGCGCGCTTACGGCGAACGCACACTCAAGCTGGCGACCGAATTGCAGCACACGGAAATCATCGGTTATGCGCATCACCTCTTCGCTAACATTCACAATTCGCGTGAAGAGTTCGCCCAAGCCGACGCCGAATTGCGCCTGGCGCTCGCCTGTTATGAGCAAAGCGAGCTGCTGACGCCGCAAGGGCAAACCTGGAACGACCTCGCCAACAATTACCGCAGTTGGGGCAAGTTCGCGCAGGCCGAAGCCGCGTTTGAACGCGCGCTGGCGTTGCATCAACAAACTGGCAATCAACGTTCGTTCGCCATCACGCTGTTGAATCAGGCGAATCTGTTTTACACGCGCTCTGATTACCTGCGCGCGCGGGCGCAATACCAGCGCGCTTATGAATTGCTGACGCAATTGCGGCTGACCCATTTCGCGCTGCTCGCGCTGGGCAACCTCGGCGTCGTCGAGCGCTTGCTGGGCAACACCGAAGAGGCCGAGGCCGCATTGCAGCGCACGCTCAAGACGCTGGCGGAAATCGGCGATGAGCAAGGTCAGTTTCCCGCGCTCACGGCGTTGGGCAATCTGTATTTCGCGCGCGGCGATGACGCGCGCGCCTGGGCGCAATACCAACGGCTGCGTAGCTTGGCCGAAAAACTCGGCAACAAGTTGAGCGTTGGCATTGCGCTGATGAATACGGCGGGTGTTTACGCCCGCAACAATCAACTGGCGTTGGCGCTCGACACCAATCGGCAGGCCTTGCCGCTATTCGAGCAATTGAATGACAAAACGCAACTCGCCGAACTCTGGCAAAAATTCGGCGACCTTTATGACACCAACGGCCAACTCACCGAAGCCCGCGCCGCCTGGCAAACGGCGTTGCAATACGCCGAGGCCGCCGGCGACCGCAAAGCGCAAGCCGGAATCTATGAAGCGCTGGCAAGCTCTCACCGCCGCCAGCAGCAATTCGCCGCCGCTGAGCAGGCGTTGCAACGCGCCACGCAACTGGCGCAGGCGGCCTCACTGCGCGTGAACCTATTGGGCTTGAACGCCGAGCGCGCCACCTTGCAGTTGGCGCGCGGCGAATTTGCCGCCGCCTTGCAAACCGCCGCGCAATTGCAAACCGAGGCCGCCGCCCTGGGGCACGAAGACGCTTTCCCCGAAGCCTATGTCGTCGCTGGCCGCGCGCAGCTCGCGCTCAAACAACCCGCCCAAGCCGAACGCGCGTTCACTCAGGCCATCCAGCTTGTCGAAAAGCTGCGCACGCAAACCGCCGGGAATGAGAGCGCGCGGCAAAGCTTTTTCAGTACGCGCCTCGCCGCGCATCAGGCGCTGTTGCCGCTGCTCATTCAACAGCAACGTCACGCTGAAGCCTTCACGCTGGCCGAACGCATGAAAGCCCGCGTGCTGCTCGACGTGTTGCAAACCGCCGGCGCGCGCCCCGCCAAAACGCTCACGCCCGTCGAACAGCAGCGCGAACGCGAACTCGCCGAAACACTCGCCAGTTTGAATGCGCAACTGCGCACCGAATTGACGGCGGAAAAAACCGACGCCCAACGCGCCGCCGACCTGACCATGCGCCGTGACCAGGCGCGGCTGGCGCGCGAGGCGTTCGAGACCCAGCTTTACACCGCGCATCCCGAATTGCGCACCCAACGCGGCGCGGCGCAGTTGCTCACGCTGACCGAGGCCAATGCCGTGTTGCCCGACACGCACACGGCCTGTCTCGAATTTGCCGCGACGGATGACCAGACGTTTCTGTTTGTGCTGACGCGCGGCGTCCAGGCTGCGGCGCTCAATGTCTATCCGCTCAACCTCACGCGCGCGGAACTCACGCGGCGCACTGAAAGCTTCCGGCAATTGCTGGCCGCGCGCGATCCGGCTTACAAACCGGCGGCGCGCGCGTTGTATGACGCGCTGCTCGCTCCGGCGCGGGCGGCGTTGTTAGGCAAAACGCGCCTGCTGATCGTGCCGGATGGCGCGCTCTGGGAATTGCCGTTTCAAGCGCTGGTGAATGAAACGGGCCGCCATTTGCTCGAAAGCTGCACCATTGCTTATGCCCCCTCGCTGACCGTGTTGCGCGAGATGCAGGCGCCACACCGCGCGCCCGCCGCCACGACCGGCTTGCTCGCCTTTGGCAATCCGCAATTCGGCAGCCGCCAAAACGAACCGCGCCAACTCGCCTTGCGCGCCGATCCGCGCACGCCGCTGCCCGAAGCCGAACGCGAAGTGAAGGCGCTGGCCCAGCTTTACGGCTCCGCGCACAGCCGCGTTTACATCGCCGCCGCCGCCAGCGAAACGCGCCTCAAAGCCGAAGCCGCCCAGGCGCGCGTGCTGCATTTCGCCACGCACGGCGTGTTGAACGACGCCGCGCCGCTCTATTCGCATCTGGTATTGGCGGCGGATGAAACTGGCGAAGACGGTTTGCTCGAAGCCTGGGAATTGATGCGCCTTGATCTGCACGCGGAACTGGCTGTGCTCTCGGCCTGCGAAACCGCGCGAGGCCGCGTCGGCGCGG